Genomic DNA from Stigmatopora nigra isolate UIUO_SnigA chromosome 17, RoL_Snig_1.1, whole genome shotgun sequence:
TTTTACTGTAGGTGTCTACTTTGCTCAATAGTTTTACACCTCTATTTTGTGGTTTCCACTTGAGGCCTGACCTGAGTTTCTGGACTCCAGACACAAGGTCTGATCCATCTGCCGCCTCGTGCCATggcccatacctgtcaacctcgaaccatttgtgatcttaccaaattttgttttcgcccttacatatatgtataaatacatggaaaatcttaccactttacttttttgtaaaaaatcacagctgatcaaatgaaagtaaacataaacaagggaacaggaaacggaaatcacatggtgaaagtgttacaaaacgaaatgtttatcatgatcttttttttttagccaatcagaggcgccggtacatatatcacttggcagacatgcgtttccgggaagaaacaatggcggatggtgaaaaatggctagaaagtgccttaatttatttttttttctcaaaatcaccgtttagcgtaccattttcatgtgtacagcgtaccaatataaaaatgggctttcagttgtaccaattacggcgagaacgtaccagttgacaggtatgcatggCCAGCGGTGCCTTTTGATTTAATCATGAGCAGTCCGCCTCGGTGCTTCTTGGGCTTTATGTTAACCTGTGTGCAATAGCCCGGCAGTTGACTTGCTGTATTTTGATGAGCTCTGCTTACTCATTTGTTTGCAACTTCTAAAATCAGGGCAGGTCAAACCCCCCTAACGCAGCcccttgcttttatttttttaatcttagtcattttaatttggtccaACACCTACAGgaatagttattttttaatacatattttctgccTAGAAATTCCTAAAATAAGTcttaattttgattaaaaaaacaatttaaaaacaaattcttGTGGTTGCCAATGAAATTGATGTaggataattttaaaataatttaattgagttaattgtgattggctgggatcACTATCTCCATCACCTGGCAGTTTATCCATGCTGCTTTTTTTCCACTGGAGTGACTGTAGAGTtctcaaaatggagaaaaatgtcaCCCAAAGAGCAAACTGAAATGCTTAAACTACATTGACTGGTAATCTCCACATACAAGTAGTAATTAAAGTCATGCATTTGTGCTCAGGCaatttgtattcatattttattgcaaTATCTGTAGTATCACTAAAACATTGAATTGAGGCATCAATGGACGTCCTTTTCTTGTCCTGCAGCAGCATGTACCTGCTGCTACTTGCTAATCTCTCTGAAATGAATGTGACAGCTTTCTGTTCACCAACTGAAAGCCAATTAGCCCAGTTTTCACAATGAAATGAAAAGCCTCTATTCTAAGATTCTGAAATCGTGTGTAATGCCAAGTTTTTGCACGCTTTAGGATAATGCATGCATTTTCTTTATGATTAGAATGGATTGGGAAGCATGGAAAGATGGTTGCTAAGAAACACCAATGTTTCTGACTGTCATTAAATCTGCAATTTATGGTTGCATGACTTTTGGAACTATATTTGTTTCCTGTACATTAGACAAATTTGAAGCTTTTTTGTGCATGATAGGCTAAGTTAGAACTATTTTAATTTTGGATTTTCATGTCCAATGGAAATTGCACTATATTATATTCAATTTCCCACCTATACAGTAAGTGCagattttatacacaaatacgATTTCCAggagacaggttcggtcaaggatgagtccagacaaacaatgcaaatagccttcagtgatattttatttacaacaaagtccacaaaaactTAAACtatgggataacataggggaagcacgagatattaaagtggcaccctcaaataaacagtaaaaaaacaccctcccagacaggtgttcaaatgaacacctacaaaatacaggaaataaggcttaagggtgccactgtcagaacggatgtaatcaaagtctagacaggggaataactacaTGTTAAATGCACaagtataccccggggtgtctaaacttatctcaagtccccctatgcaacccaaaatgtttaacttttccaacataaatacaaaatataacaaggagtaacgtactcacattaccaggtgaagctgggacaatcaaactttactttgcactaaaCTATGTACTCTCTAAGGAAAGTAcagactccactttctcagcaGTTACAATCATAGGCAGCCAAGGAAGTCAAAAAGTCAGGAATCACAAGAAACCAAACCAGCAAGCCGATCTGAATTGACtaataaaaagggtttaaataaggacaggaaaTGAATCGTGATTGGAGGAGGAATGATGGGGAAAAAGTCACacctgtgttggcctgggcggGGCTTTGTCAcaaggggtggagccacagctacctggaaaagaaaccacacccctcctacatagtgtgtccaggctgccagccgtaacaatgGCGCTCTATCACATGCTCAGAAATATCCAAGTTAATGATTTAATATTGCGTCTGTGTCATGTCATCTCATGACAATTCAACATCATAAGCAGTGTATGAAAAGCACATTACCTGTATGTTACAAGCTTATGAAACTTAATCAAGTTCATTCAttgaataatgaaaataataagaTGGGAAGTAAAAGATTTTCTATAAAAGTAAGTGGAAAAGCCAGACAGAGATGTATGAAGCATAGAACTGATGAGGTGGAGGAAGCTGATATAATTTGCCTGTCAGAATTAATTAGGACTAAACTGGtgacgcacatacacacatggtATTAATTCCAGAATCTCATTTCAGATCTGATTAATTACTTTCTCACGCTTGACGAAGGAAATCAGCAGCAAAACTGAGAGGATTAACACGTCCACATACACATAGACTAGAGAtgaaaatgaattattcatCCTGTTTGGcagtttttgctttaaaaaaatgaaaacaaaacggTGACATGCCCAAGAAAAACGAGCAAAGAGGGTTGGATATTAAAACTAAGAAACGGAAAGGGAACAGATAACCTTCTTCTTATGAGCGAGGTCAGCAGGCATGCTGGGAATCCCTTCGAATATTTTCAGTATGTGGGGCCAAGCAAAATACTAATCCTTATTTGGCGTATTTTGATCAAAGCAGGCATTCCTTTGCTTATCCTTGCCAAGtcggaggggtgctggagcctattctaaCTCACTAATATGGATGAGGGGGAGGCTGAGATTGTAGCCAATCAAAGGATTAATATAGAGAAACTAAATATTTAGCCACTCATAGTGATGTTTTTTGAAAGAGTTATGAATTATGTACTATTGTATTCATGtatacatttgaattgaatattGCATTTCTATATTAGAGTTCTGGTCTTTTCTGACAATGCTTTATTTCACTCAGATGCAgttatttgtttaaatattgaatgtcgtgtatgaaaaacattttctaatgcGCCACAAAGACTGTTTAACTCAATTAGGGTGACATGTTAATTTTTTGGGCACATCTGTTGCTGTATGTGGTTCTGTAAGTCAtaaatatgattattattttgtgGAAATCATGCCAAGTATATTCTGTTAAATTTCAAATGAggagaaatatttgttttattttttataacctTTAAAGATGCTctttagatctttttttttttagatgttatCGTTAGGCCGTTAAAGATGTCACTGACCTGGTGGCACCTTTTTAGTATATGTTCCTATTCCTGTAGTATTCTTTCAAAAATACCTCCTCCACTTTAAACGGCAACATGATAAGGAATGGCATGTGGCGTCTTTTCGCAATGATTTGTGTAAGTGATTACCTCAAAAGCAAGCAGATTCTTGGAAAGTGTGCCTGCCTGGCAAAGAAATAATCATGCTTGGAAATGGAGCCCTTCCACCATCTGCTTTGGAAACCACGTTTGTACACACAGTACTGGCCCTCTTACTTTCCTGCTGCTCTTCAGCTTGATTCTCATCAGGAACGGATTGATGGCTCTCATTCCCGAGGGCTGTCATCATTTGGGAAGTGTGCCAAATCCTGCCTATATCCAacacttttctttcctttcattTAAGCCTAAATCGAATGGAATACTCAAATGAGTTGGTGACACCCAaagcaaggattttttttctccctcttggCATTCCCACATGAACAAACAAGCTGGTTTTGGAAGGCAAGAAAAATTGCTTAATCAAGTACACAATTTGATTCCAAAGAGAAACGGTGTCATCAAGTACTAGATTTGATGGAGCTAAGTAGTTAAATACATTTGGATGCGAGAATATAGGCTGAAATGGGTCATCTGTCAGACATTGGACTGCAATTCTGGTTAGGAAATATTTGATTAATTAGGCTGGGAGGGTTCATTTAAACATTAGTTAACACAGGTATTATAGTTTAGAAGagtatcattatatatatatatatatatatatatatatatatatatatatatatatatatatatatatatatatatatatatatatatatatatatatatatatacacatagacacatatatatccacatagacacatatatatgcacatagacacatatatacacatatacatatatatattcacatatacacatatatatacacatatacacacacacatatatatatatatatatatatatatatatatatatatatacatatacatatacacatatacatatatatatatatatatatatatatatatatatatatatatatatatatatatatatatatatatatatatatatatatatatatatatatatatatatatatatatatatatatatatatatatatatatatatatatatatatatatatatatatatatatatatatatatatatatatatatatatatatatatatatatatatatatatatatatatatatatatatatatatatatatatatatatatatatatatatatatatatatatatatatatatatatatatacatacacacacacattttgatgaatagtttttaaaaactgAAGGGAATTGCATAGATCTTGGCATCAAACGTTAATCCCAGACTTCAACAGAACCATACGTGATCATAGTCATACTTGCTCAGTCAGTGAAAGTCAAAAGGTAGTGATGTTTTCAGCTTTAAAGTGAAGTTTAGGTCTTTGTTGGGTTTTTCAGGTTTGTTCAGAGCAGTCTCCATGGTGACGTGCCATTTGGGTTGGTTGGCATTGAAAGATCCTTCCTCTCTTCCTATTGCTTCAAATGGTAAGTTTGACTTTCACGCATCAATCAAATTGAATGTGACGCACCTCCTAGAATCCATTAGCATGGTGTTTGGCAACAACCAACCATGAAAATGGATTCTGAAAACTGCCCGCATGCCACATTGTGACCTCGTGTTCTCCAAAAGGGCAGCTGTCATCCAAGGGATTTAATGATGTTGAAATATTTGAATAGTATTATGTATGGGAATTAAAATATTATCCAGTCTTGCatactaaaaaagaaaagatgtcaTTTATCCTTCAGTCAACTACTTTTGTGGTACTTTTGCAAAAGTAAAGTCAACATTTCAACAAcacaaatccaaaataaaaccaCAGGACTgctcaaaaatatgaaaagggaAGCAATAATTCAAGCATCTTCCATTGAACTATTCAGAAATTCTCTTAAATCCGACAGAgaggatgttgttttttttaagccactgGCACATTTTCACCGCAGGATTTGAGAaggagtcaatttatttttgctttgccATTGAATAATGGAAGTATATTAAGACAATTGAAACCACTGTGTTATGGAAATACATGCTAGTTTAGGAAATGAGCATGGAATGTTCTATCATTATTGGCCATGGATGAATTTCATCAGGACCAGTTATTATAACACACATATTATTGTTTGTGAGTTTGATGGCATTTTGCTGCTCTCTAGCGgtcattttttattgtcattttgccaaaaaaaatgtcttgattttataaacctgtttttaaaaagtcttaGTTTTTGTCAAGGCCAAAGTATATTAAGAATAaatgcctaaaatctgccatttTTAAATTGACCATACATTTTTCTAaggtattttaaaatgaaaccttacccagtttttttgcacaaaaaagatTATCTTTTTGTGTGGCATTTCCACATATTTTAGGCAAGTAAAATATGTAGAGATATGTGATAATCCAGTTCAGAAGTCCTCCATAGTACTACCTCGGGAATACTCATTAAGTGGCTTGGTATTGATGTAAAACCATGTTTTTCAATAGACTTCAATAGTTTGACTTTTTGTTCTGTCCTAATTAGCAGTGCAACTCTTCGTCTGGGGAACCGCAAGCCCAgttggtttccatatttttgtcatattttcttgCCCTTACCCTGAGCCTTTGTGGATATCTGTGCTCCAGTGATTTCCAACCTTCCTGTGTTATTTTTTCTATCTTCTGCCCATGTCttggtgggttttctttgggtattctggtttccacccacattccaaaaatatgcatgatagGCTAGTGATTACTCTGAATTGTGCtgaggtatgaatgtgagtttttttgtctACTTGTGCACTACAATTGGCTTGCAACCATCTAATCCCCACAGTTttctgggatgggctccaacacccccgtgACGGATTAGccgtatgaatgaatgaatgaatgtagctGGTAACTAAGTCTTAGTAGCAATTATGACCATAAATAAGAATGCAGGCAAATTTGTATGCAAATATGACAATGATCCATCCaaacatttgtatatatatattttttttaaatttaattccaCATCTTTGACATTAACGTGACTTTCAGTCCCACAAATGCAGCTTACAAATTAAACTGTTAATAAAGACTGAGAAATTTCAATTCATGGCATCAAACTATTGTGGAtgacttatttttacatttgaaatgagttatatatttttttcattgcttCTAGTGGACACATTCTCCATGGGACACGTCTCCAATGGACATTTTGGGTCGTGATCACTCAACATCATGACGAAGGATGGAAATCGAGTTGCGTGAGACGTTGCTGGGCCTTCTGAGATCTCCGGAATCTCTCCTCAAAAAAGGTGGTCTGATGCTCGTTCCTCTGATCCAACTTGACTAACCATTGGCCTCTCAGTCTGTTGAAAAGGGAGAAAGACTGAGGTCTGTTACACAGTGGCAATGGGTCGAAAGGGCCATACGCCGTTTGACACCCCGCCTGGCCATTTTAAATGGCCAACTGGCAGTGGGGGCAACACCAAATAGCTACAGCCGTTTATGTGTGTGATACAGCACTACTCTGCCAGCTCTCTTTTCTACAGAGATTGATTTGGCTCGGTGGCAAATCTCAATCCTGGCTGGAAAACATATCAAATGTGCCCGGGATGTGTTGTGGGGAggcggaaaaaaatataaataaaaacaagatgggTAAATCTGCATATTCTATTTTAAGGAAAATGATTAGATTTATTGATGTGTGCATGAATTTGCATCAACTTTTGAGTTACATGTTAAGTTTTTCAATACTATTTCATTGTAGTTTAAGATTGATATGAAAATGTTGTGATTTAAATAGATATAAAGTAAATGTACCATCATAGCAGTTCAACTATGTGCcaattttaaggtttttttaaCAGTAGTGTCAGTTTAATGGCAAAACTATCAATATATTATAGACATTTTTCCCCATCTAATTGGCAATTATGTTTTAACAGAGAATTTTCTGCCGTTTTGGTACCAAAGTTCACTGTTTCTTATGTAAAGAATAGCAACATGAATAAAACTAGTATTAGCTAGCTGACACCGCACCTCTGAGGTTCGGGTTTTAGATTAATCGTTGAGGCATCTACTGCCATCTGATCTGGGCTTACTGCTGTCAAGCATAATTAGCttgatgaaaaaacaaaacaaaaaaaaaggaaagggagaAAAGTCCCAAGTAAGTATGTCAATCCGTATTGTTGTGTCTGCCTGTATCAGTGCGGAACTGTCATCACGCGCCATCACGTCTCACTTAATCTTTATCATTCTCTTCATCTGTCCTAGGATAGTCACACTGATCTGGGGGATTCAAACGTATCGCCAGGCGCCCCTAATCAACATTCCCAGGCTACTATGTgatgacagacagacagacagacgagcTGTAAACAGCACAAAGACAATTTCCGATCGTTCTGAAGCTTGGATGAAGGGTTagttat
This window encodes:
- the LOC144210670 gene encoding uncharacterized protein LOC144210670 is translated as MVMNVARLHDKQKLRFFWEQRIKKHSQQMVDEESRRKCSALTRLRGQWLVKLDQRNEHQTTFFEERFRRSQKAQQRLTQLDFHPSS